One region of Bactrocera neohumeralis isolate Rockhampton chromosome 5, APGP_CSIRO_Bneo_wtdbg2-racon-allhic-juicebox.fasta_v2, whole genome shotgun sequence genomic DNA includes:
- the LOC126759690 gene encoding protein strawberry notch isoform X1, translated as MASLKKSIDFKDDLDDDDDSCSDFDDDEDPDKIEVPGGGRDLQTAVIYAKNSGHKPNSASSNNNKNISNNNNSLLTTNQPRINNSIITTKPTAGGVSLLNNNNMPKKSTAAPAAIGMSNYPSSSGSAAAAAAAAAAAAAGYTGLPTPLPFSANQLMNMAAYAAASGAGVAGPGNVPGGAAGLSALLAAGLGAAGGLNALPNIGALTNTNAAALAAVAGAGAGVLGGTGNYYQTNSNLNMAASLLAQMSMGLGYDAAPTAAPSVPANANPPATAASSQAKTNALIMQKIQALVAANPSFLTSGIPNHVLAQLFMQPMKMAPATVTAAPAPEEEEVDYEEMGVAETYAEYWPAKLKLGKKHPDPVVETASLSSVEPCDVYYKLSIPPDTINSGYLSALQLESITYASQAHDHMLPDGTRAGFLIGDGAGVGKGRTIAGIIYENYLKGRKKALWISVSNDLKYDAERDLLDIGASKIEVHALNKFKYAKISSDVNNNCKRGVIFSTYSALIGESNNKTGKYKSRLKQLLQWCGEDFDGLIIFDECHKAKNLCPVGSGKPTKTGQTVLELQNKLPRARVVYASATGASEPKNMAYMVRLGLWGQGTAFPAFNDFIMAVEKRGVGAMEIVAMDMKLRGMYIARQLSFHGVTFKIEEVALSKEFRKVYDQSVELWVEAMQKFTEAAELIDAESRMKKTMWGQFWSSHQRFFKYLCIAAKVNHAVHVAREAIKYGKCVVIGLQSTGEARTLEQLERDDGELTDFVSTAKGVFQSLVEKHFPAPDRNRINRILGLGGYSDVKTNIKSIIAEVTSKRETASIKEEPCSSSSSTVGSKRKMGREDARTKKTRKNSWNDSDDDSQNESEDSDFKMSHSESEESDVAAHSDSCESSDFNPFFSGSDSDNDPWVARSKKKAKKKAKPKDTTANSNNNNSANTTVPTASTTNTNGVSATVNAVVPKRKGPVSTQDRIQDLLQKKQELKGTVTQIGVNGIKLNYGPPPKDAIERACSMKEELLRKIERLGDRLPPNTLDQLIDELGGPDNVAEMTGRKGRVVQSDNGSIQYESRSEQDVPLETLNITEKQRFMDGEKDVAIISEAASSGISLQSDRRVRNQRRRVHITLELPWSADRAIQQFGRTHRSNQVNAPEYIFLISDLAGERRFASTVAKRLESLGALTHGDRRATETRDLSQFNIDNKYGRTALETVMKTIMGYESPLVPPPNDYKGDFFKDIAGALVGVGIIVNSESNPGVLSLDKEYNNISKFLNRILGMPVELQNRLFKYFTDTLNAIINQAKRGGRFDLGILDLGAAGENVTRVKLVRFIRKHATGKAPAELHTVRVERGMIWQEAIDKYADLISEFEGFYVSHQVRNGKRTAILAVEIETPQPQQQSNSKKKEKSLNKKDIMYQVYRPNTGLQIRHESLAELEKKYKKVPSEEAEPHWTQQYDASVNTCSHAYWNGNCRNVNLGNECEVGLRQRLYYVLAGSVLSVWTRVEQVLAMRNANNKMQVIRLKTTEGEKIVGTLIPKSCHELLLQDLKSDAERIEELKF; from the exons GCGGTGGTCGTGATCTACAAACCGCGGTTATATATGCGAAAAACAGCGGACACAAACCAAACAGCgccagcagcaataacaacaaaaatattagcaataataataactctCTATTAACAACTAATCAACCGCGTATAAATAATtctataataacaacaaaaccaacagcagGCGGTGTTTCATTactgaacaacaacaatatgccgAAGAAAAGCACAGCAGCACCGGCAG CCATCGGAATGTCCAACTATCCGAGCAGTTCGGGCTccgctgcagcagcagcagcagccgccgCCGCTGCGGCCGCCGGCTACACCGGCCTACCAACGCCACTGCCATTCAGCGCCAATCAGCTGATGAATATGGCCGCGTATGCTGCAGCCAGTGGCGCTGGTGTTGCTGGTCCGGGCAATGTACCCGGCGGCGCGGCCGGCTTAAGCGCGCTGCTCGCAGCTGGTCTCGGCGCGGCTGGCGGCCTCAACGCACTGCCCAACATCGGCGCACTCACTAACACTAATGCGGCTGCCTTGGCGGCGGTCGCTGGTGCTGGCGCGGGCGTGTTGGGCGGCACAGGCAATTACTATCAAACAAATTCGAATCTGAATATGGCAGCGTCTTTATTGGCGCAGA TGAGCATGGGCCTTGGCTATGATGCAGCGCCAACAGCCGCGCCCAGCGTGCCCGCTAACGCCAATCCGCCGGCTACCGCGGCGTCATCACAAGCCAAGACCAACGCTTTGATAATGCAGAAAATACAAGCCTTGGTCGCGGCTAATCCATCTTTTCTTACCAGCGGCATACCGAATCACGTGCTGGCACAGCTCTTCATGCAGCCGATGAAG ATGGCGCCCGCCACTGTCACTGCTGCGCCTGCACCTGAGGAGGAGGAAGTGGACTATGAAGAAATGGGTGTTGCCGAGACTTACGCCGAGTATTGGCCCGCTAAAT tGAAATTGGGCAAAAAGCATCCCGATCCAGTGGTCGAGACCGCCTCGCTCTCCTCCGTCGAACCCTGTGATGTTTACTACAAACTCTCCATTCCACCGGACACCATTAATAGCGGTTACTTGAGCGCGCTGCAGTTGGAGTCCATTACGTACGCCTCTCAGGCGCACGATCACATGCTGCCAGATGGCACACGTGCAGGCTTTTTGATTGGTGATGGCGCCGGTGTGGGCAAAGGTCGTACTATCGCCGGCATAATCTATGAAAACTATCTGAAGGGGCGCAAAAAGGCGCTCTGGATTTCGGTGTCCAATGACCTGAAGTATGACGCCGAACGCGATTTGCTGGACATTGGCGCGAGCAAAATCGAAGTGCATGCGCTGAATAAG TTCAAATACGCCAAAATATCTTCAGATGTGAATAACAATTGCAAGCGCGGAGTTATATTCAGCACATATTCAGCGCTCATCGGAGAATCCAATAACAAGACTGGCAAATACAAATCACGTTTAAAGCAGTTATTACAGTGGTGTGGCGAAGATTTCGATGGCCTCATCATATTCGACGAGTGTCACAAGGCCAAGAATTTGTGCCCCGTTGGCTCAGGTAAGCCCACGAAGACGGGCCAAACGGTATTGGAGCTACAAAATAAATTGCCAAGGGCGCGAGTTGTCTACGCTTCGGCCACAGGCGCTTCAGAGCCCAAAAATATGGCTTATATGGTGCGTTTGGGCCTCTGGGGACAGGGTACTGCATTTCCGGCATTTAATGACTTCATTATGGCGGTGGAGAAACG CGGCGTTGGCGCTATGGAAATCGTGGCTATGGACATGAAATTGCGTGGCATGTATATAGCCCGTCAGCTAAGCTTCCACGGTGTGACATTCAAAATTGAGGAGGTGGCGCTGTCCAAAGAGTTTCGCAAGGTCTACGATCAGTCTGTGGAGCTG TGGGTCGAAGCCATGCAGAAATTCACCGAAGCCGCCGAACTCATAGACGCCGAGAGTCGCATGAAGAAGACTATGTGGGGCCAGTTTTGGTCGTCGCATCAACGTTTCTTCAAATACCTCTGCATTGCGGCGAAGGTTAATCACGCAGTGCATGTGGCGCGCGAGGCGATTAAATACGGCAAATGCGTCGTCATTGGTCTGCAATCCACGGGCGAAGCGCGCACGCTCGAACAACTGGAGAGAGATGATGGAGAACTGACTGATTTCGTGTCCACCGCAAA GGGTGTTTTTCAATCACTGGTGGAGAAGCATTTCCCCGCACCCGATCGCAACCGTATCAATCGCATACTCGGTTTGGGTGGTTATTCCGATGTGAAGACAAACATTAAAAGCATAATTGCGGAAGTGACCAGCAAACGTGAGACCGCGAGCATTAAAGAAGAGCCTTGCTCTTCGTCATCCAGCACTGTGGGTAGCAAACGCAAAATGGGGCGAGAGGATGCACGTACAAAGAAAACGCGCAAAAACTCGTGGAATGATTCCGATGATGATTCACAAAATGAATCGGAAGATAGTGATTTCAAAATGTCCCACTCAGAGTCTGAGGAGTCCGATGTGGCCGCGCACTCGGACAGCTGTGAGTCCTCTGACTTTAATCCCTTCTTCAGCGGCTCTGACAGTGATAATGATCCGTGGGTGGCGCGCTCGAAGAAGAAGGCCAAGAAGAAGGCAAAACCGAAGGACACAACTGccaatagtaacaacaacaacagcgccaaCACAACAGTCCCTACTGCTAGCACTACAAACACTAACGGTGTATCAGCCACTGTCAATGCGGTGGTACCAAAACGCAAAG GGCCAGTCTCCACACAAGATCGCATACAAGACCTGCTGCAGAAGAAACAAGAACTGAAGGGTACCGTTACGCAAATAGGTGTTAACGGCATCAAATTGAATTATGGTCCACCACCGAAGGACGCCATTGAGCGTGCCTGTAGCATGAAAGAGGAGCTGTTGCGTAAAATTGAAAGACTCGGCGATCGCTTGCCACCGAACACGCTCGATCAGCTGATTGATGAGCTCGGCGGCCCCGACAATGTGGCCGAAATGACCGGCCGCAAAGGACGCGTCGTGCAGTCAGACAATGGTTCTATACAGTATGAGTCGCGTTCCGAACAGGATGTGCCATTAGAGACGCTCAACATCACCGAGAAGCAACGTTTTATGGATGGCGAAAAAGATGTGGCCATCATTTCAGAGGCGGCATCTAGCGGTATTTCATTACAGAGCGATCGGCGCGTGCGCAATCAGCGTCGACGTGTGCACATCACACTGGAGCTGCCATGGTCCGCTGATCGCGCCATACAACAGTTCGGACGTACACATCGTTCCAATCAAGTGAATGCGCCCGAGTACATATTTCTCATATCCGATTTGGCGGGTGAGCGGCGTTTCGCCTCGACAGTAGCGAAGCGTTTGGAATCGCTCGGTGCGCTCACACATGGCGATCGTCGCGCCACTGAGACGCGTGACTTGTCTCAATTCAATATAGACAACAAATATGGACGCACCGCCCTTGAGACGGTGATGAAGACGATCATGGGCTACGAGTCGCCACTGGTGCCGCCGCCCAATGACTATAAGGGTGACTTCTTCAAAGACATTGCTGGCGCGCTAGTCGGTGTGGGTATTATAGTGAATAGCGAATCCAATCCGGGCGTCTTGAGTTTGGACAAAGAGTACAACAATATATCGAAGTTCTTGAATCGCATACTCGGCATGCCGGTAGAGCTCCAGAACagacttttcaaatatttcaccgACACGCTGAACGCCATCATCAATCAGGCGAAGCGCGGTGGACGCTTCGATTTGGGCATTTTAG ATTTGGGCGCCGCCGGCGAAAATGTAACGCGCGTCAAGCTCGTTCGCTTCATACGCAAACACGCCACCGGTAAAGCACCCGCCGAACTGCATACGGTACGTGTGGAACGTGGCATGATCTGGCAGGAAGCTATTGACAA ATACGCCGATTTAATAAGCGAATTTGAGGGCTTCTATGTCTCGCATCAAGTGCGCAATGGCAAGCGCACCGCTATTCTTGCGGTGGAAATTGAAACGCCACAGCCACAACAGCAATCCAACAGCAAGAAAAAGGAGAAGAGTCTCAACAAAAAAGACATAATGTATCAAGTATATCGGCCAAACACGGGACTCCAAATACGTCACGAATCATTGGCAGAGTTGGAGAAGAAGTACAAGAAGGTGCCCAGTGAGGAGGCGGAACCACACTGGACGCAACAGTATGACGCATCGGTGAACACTTGTTCGCACGCTTACTGGAACGGCAACTGTCGCAATGTCAATTTGGGCAATGAATGCGAG GTTGGCTTGCGCCAGCGTCTATATTACGTTCTGGCCGGTTCCGTGCTCTCCGTTTGGACGCGCGTCGAGCAGGTGTTAGCCATGcgcaacgccaacaacaaaatgcaagtGATACGTTTGAAGACCACCGAAGGTGAAAAGATTGTCGGCACGCTTATACCGAAGTCTTGCCACGAACTGCTGCTGCAAGATCTCAAGTCCGATGCAGAGCGAATTGAGGAGCTGAAATTCTaa
- the LOC126759690 gene encoding protein strawberry notch isoform X2, producing the protein MASLKKSIDFKDDLDDDDDSCSDFDDDEDPDKIEVPGGGRDLQTAVIYAKNSGHKPNSASSNNNKNISNNNNSLLTTNQPRINNSIITTKPTAGGVSLLNNNNMPKKSTAAPAVSMGLGYDAAPTAAPSVPANANPPATAASSQAKTNALIMQKIQALVAANPSFLTSGIPNHVLAQLFMQPMKMAPATVTAAPAPEEEEVDYEEMGVAETYAEYWPAKLKLGKKHPDPVVETASLSSVEPCDVYYKLSIPPDTINSGYLSALQLESITYASQAHDHMLPDGTRAGFLIGDGAGVGKGRTIAGIIYENYLKGRKKALWISVSNDLKYDAERDLLDIGASKIEVHALNKFKYAKISSDVNNNCKRGVIFSTYSALIGESNNKTGKYKSRLKQLLQWCGEDFDGLIIFDECHKAKNLCPVGSGKPTKTGQTVLELQNKLPRARVVYASATGASEPKNMAYMVRLGLWGQGTAFPAFNDFIMAVEKRGVGAMEIVAMDMKLRGMYIARQLSFHGVTFKIEEVALSKEFRKVYDQSVELWVEAMQKFTEAAELIDAESRMKKTMWGQFWSSHQRFFKYLCIAAKVNHAVHVAREAIKYGKCVVIGLQSTGEARTLEQLERDDGELTDFVSTAKGVFQSLVEKHFPAPDRNRINRILGLGGYSDVKTNIKSIIAEVTSKRETASIKEEPCSSSSSTVGSKRKMGREDARTKKTRKNSWNDSDDDSQNESEDSDFKMSHSESEESDVAAHSDSCESSDFNPFFSGSDSDNDPWVARSKKKAKKKAKPKDTTANSNNNNSANTTVPTASTTNTNGVSATVNAVVPKRKGPVSTQDRIQDLLQKKQELKGTVTQIGVNGIKLNYGPPPKDAIERACSMKEELLRKIERLGDRLPPNTLDQLIDELGGPDNVAEMTGRKGRVVQSDNGSIQYESRSEQDVPLETLNITEKQRFMDGEKDVAIISEAASSGISLQSDRRVRNQRRRVHITLELPWSADRAIQQFGRTHRSNQVNAPEYIFLISDLAGERRFASTVAKRLESLGALTHGDRRATETRDLSQFNIDNKYGRTALETVMKTIMGYESPLVPPPNDYKGDFFKDIAGALVGVGIIVNSESNPGVLSLDKEYNNISKFLNRILGMPVELQNRLFKYFTDTLNAIINQAKRGGRFDLGILDLGAAGENVTRVKLVRFIRKHATGKAPAELHTVRVERGMIWQEAIDKYADLISEFEGFYVSHQVRNGKRTAILAVEIETPQPQQQSNSKKKEKSLNKKDIMYQVYRPNTGLQIRHESLAELEKKYKKVPSEEAEPHWTQQYDASVNTCSHAYWNGNCRNVNLGNECEVGLRQRLYYVLAGSVLSVWTRVEQVLAMRNANNKMQVIRLKTTEGEKIVGTLIPKSCHELLLQDLKSDAERIEELKF; encoded by the exons GCGGTGGTCGTGATCTACAAACCGCGGTTATATATGCGAAAAACAGCGGACACAAACCAAACAGCgccagcagcaataacaacaaaaatattagcaataataataactctCTATTAACAACTAATCAACCGCGTATAAATAATtctataataacaacaaaaccaacagcagGCGGTGTTTCATTactgaacaacaacaatatgccgAAGAAAAGCACAGCAGCACCGGCAG TGAGCATGGGCCTTGGCTATGATGCAGCGCCAACAGCCGCGCCCAGCGTGCCCGCTAACGCCAATCCGCCGGCTACCGCGGCGTCATCACAAGCCAAGACCAACGCTTTGATAATGCAGAAAATACAAGCCTTGGTCGCGGCTAATCCATCTTTTCTTACCAGCGGCATACCGAATCACGTGCTGGCACAGCTCTTCATGCAGCCGATGAAG ATGGCGCCCGCCACTGTCACTGCTGCGCCTGCACCTGAGGAGGAGGAAGTGGACTATGAAGAAATGGGTGTTGCCGAGACTTACGCCGAGTATTGGCCCGCTAAAT tGAAATTGGGCAAAAAGCATCCCGATCCAGTGGTCGAGACCGCCTCGCTCTCCTCCGTCGAACCCTGTGATGTTTACTACAAACTCTCCATTCCACCGGACACCATTAATAGCGGTTACTTGAGCGCGCTGCAGTTGGAGTCCATTACGTACGCCTCTCAGGCGCACGATCACATGCTGCCAGATGGCACACGTGCAGGCTTTTTGATTGGTGATGGCGCCGGTGTGGGCAAAGGTCGTACTATCGCCGGCATAATCTATGAAAACTATCTGAAGGGGCGCAAAAAGGCGCTCTGGATTTCGGTGTCCAATGACCTGAAGTATGACGCCGAACGCGATTTGCTGGACATTGGCGCGAGCAAAATCGAAGTGCATGCGCTGAATAAG TTCAAATACGCCAAAATATCTTCAGATGTGAATAACAATTGCAAGCGCGGAGTTATATTCAGCACATATTCAGCGCTCATCGGAGAATCCAATAACAAGACTGGCAAATACAAATCACGTTTAAAGCAGTTATTACAGTGGTGTGGCGAAGATTTCGATGGCCTCATCATATTCGACGAGTGTCACAAGGCCAAGAATTTGTGCCCCGTTGGCTCAGGTAAGCCCACGAAGACGGGCCAAACGGTATTGGAGCTACAAAATAAATTGCCAAGGGCGCGAGTTGTCTACGCTTCGGCCACAGGCGCTTCAGAGCCCAAAAATATGGCTTATATGGTGCGTTTGGGCCTCTGGGGACAGGGTACTGCATTTCCGGCATTTAATGACTTCATTATGGCGGTGGAGAAACG CGGCGTTGGCGCTATGGAAATCGTGGCTATGGACATGAAATTGCGTGGCATGTATATAGCCCGTCAGCTAAGCTTCCACGGTGTGACATTCAAAATTGAGGAGGTGGCGCTGTCCAAAGAGTTTCGCAAGGTCTACGATCAGTCTGTGGAGCTG TGGGTCGAAGCCATGCAGAAATTCACCGAAGCCGCCGAACTCATAGACGCCGAGAGTCGCATGAAGAAGACTATGTGGGGCCAGTTTTGGTCGTCGCATCAACGTTTCTTCAAATACCTCTGCATTGCGGCGAAGGTTAATCACGCAGTGCATGTGGCGCGCGAGGCGATTAAATACGGCAAATGCGTCGTCATTGGTCTGCAATCCACGGGCGAAGCGCGCACGCTCGAACAACTGGAGAGAGATGATGGAGAACTGACTGATTTCGTGTCCACCGCAAA GGGTGTTTTTCAATCACTGGTGGAGAAGCATTTCCCCGCACCCGATCGCAACCGTATCAATCGCATACTCGGTTTGGGTGGTTATTCCGATGTGAAGACAAACATTAAAAGCATAATTGCGGAAGTGACCAGCAAACGTGAGACCGCGAGCATTAAAGAAGAGCCTTGCTCTTCGTCATCCAGCACTGTGGGTAGCAAACGCAAAATGGGGCGAGAGGATGCACGTACAAAGAAAACGCGCAAAAACTCGTGGAATGATTCCGATGATGATTCACAAAATGAATCGGAAGATAGTGATTTCAAAATGTCCCACTCAGAGTCTGAGGAGTCCGATGTGGCCGCGCACTCGGACAGCTGTGAGTCCTCTGACTTTAATCCCTTCTTCAGCGGCTCTGACAGTGATAATGATCCGTGGGTGGCGCGCTCGAAGAAGAAGGCCAAGAAGAAGGCAAAACCGAAGGACACAACTGccaatagtaacaacaacaacagcgccaaCACAACAGTCCCTACTGCTAGCACTACAAACACTAACGGTGTATCAGCCACTGTCAATGCGGTGGTACCAAAACGCAAAG GGCCAGTCTCCACACAAGATCGCATACAAGACCTGCTGCAGAAGAAACAAGAACTGAAGGGTACCGTTACGCAAATAGGTGTTAACGGCATCAAATTGAATTATGGTCCACCACCGAAGGACGCCATTGAGCGTGCCTGTAGCATGAAAGAGGAGCTGTTGCGTAAAATTGAAAGACTCGGCGATCGCTTGCCACCGAACACGCTCGATCAGCTGATTGATGAGCTCGGCGGCCCCGACAATGTGGCCGAAATGACCGGCCGCAAAGGACGCGTCGTGCAGTCAGACAATGGTTCTATACAGTATGAGTCGCGTTCCGAACAGGATGTGCCATTAGAGACGCTCAACATCACCGAGAAGCAACGTTTTATGGATGGCGAAAAAGATGTGGCCATCATTTCAGAGGCGGCATCTAGCGGTATTTCATTACAGAGCGATCGGCGCGTGCGCAATCAGCGTCGACGTGTGCACATCACACTGGAGCTGCCATGGTCCGCTGATCGCGCCATACAACAGTTCGGACGTACACATCGTTCCAATCAAGTGAATGCGCCCGAGTACATATTTCTCATATCCGATTTGGCGGGTGAGCGGCGTTTCGCCTCGACAGTAGCGAAGCGTTTGGAATCGCTCGGTGCGCTCACACATGGCGATCGTCGCGCCACTGAGACGCGTGACTTGTCTCAATTCAATATAGACAACAAATATGGACGCACCGCCCTTGAGACGGTGATGAAGACGATCATGGGCTACGAGTCGCCACTGGTGCCGCCGCCCAATGACTATAAGGGTGACTTCTTCAAAGACATTGCTGGCGCGCTAGTCGGTGTGGGTATTATAGTGAATAGCGAATCCAATCCGGGCGTCTTGAGTTTGGACAAAGAGTACAACAATATATCGAAGTTCTTGAATCGCATACTCGGCATGCCGGTAGAGCTCCAGAACagacttttcaaatatttcaccgACACGCTGAACGCCATCATCAATCAGGCGAAGCGCGGTGGACGCTTCGATTTGGGCATTTTAG ATTTGGGCGCCGCCGGCGAAAATGTAACGCGCGTCAAGCTCGTTCGCTTCATACGCAAACACGCCACCGGTAAAGCACCCGCCGAACTGCATACGGTACGTGTGGAACGTGGCATGATCTGGCAGGAAGCTATTGACAA ATACGCCGATTTAATAAGCGAATTTGAGGGCTTCTATGTCTCGCATCAAGTGCGCAATGGCAAGCGCACCGCTATTCTTGCGGTGGAAATTGAAACGCCACAGCCACAACAGCAATCCAACAGCAAGAAAAAGGAGAAGAGTCTCAACAAAAAAGACATAATGTATCAAGTATATCGGCCAAACACGGGACTCCAAATACGTCACGAATCATTGGCAGAGTTGGAGAAGAAGTACAAGAAGGTGCCCAGTGAGGAGGCGGAACCACACTGGACGCAACAGTATGACGCATCGGTGAACACTTGTTCGCACGCTTACTGGAACGGCAACTGTCGCAATGTCAATTTGGGCAATGAATGCGAG GTTGGCTTGCGCCAGCGTCTATATTACGTTCTGGCCGGTTCCGTGCTCTCCGTTTGGACGCGCGTCGAGCAGGTGTTAGCCATGcgcaacgccaacaacaaaatgcaagtGATACGTTTGAAGACCACCGAAGGTGAAAAGATTGTCGGCACGCTTATACCGAAGTCTTGCCACGAACTGCTGCTGCAAGATCTCAAGTCCGATGCAGAGCGAATTGAGGAGCTGAAATTCTaa